In the Montipora foliosa isolate CH-2021 unplaced genomic scaffold, ASM3666993v2 scaffold_390, whole genome shotgun sequence genome, one interval contains:
- the LOC137987772 gene encoding sodium-dependent neutral amino acid transporter B(0)AT2-like — MLLSLGFGSMFGILEGVLNSLHDQKLVPLRKEILTGLTCFLCMAVGLLFCQTSGEYWLQMFDSFSATLPLLVICFFELIGVSWVYGANRFYDDIEYMLRVRPCWYWKVTWRFVSPVIVLLILVFSLLNMRMKPVTYSAWREHEGDVKSVKYPRWCYYIITFLICASCICIPAVFLLRLFQRMHKRRKRNSEAVRNLLQSARKSQRRK, encoded by the exons ATGCTCCTGTCGCTCGGATTTGGCAGCATGTTTGGTATACTGGAGGGAGTGCTTAATTCCTTACATGATCAGAAGCTGGTTCCACTACGAAAGGAAATCCTAACAG GTCTGACATGTTTCCTGTGTATGGCCGTCGGCCTTTTATTCTGTCAGACATCCGGAGAATACTGGCTGCAGATGTTTGACAGCTTTTCAGCAACTCTTCCACTACTGGTCATCTGTTTCTTTGAACTTATCGGAGTATCATGGGTGTACGGCGCTAATAG GTTTTATGACGACATAGAGTACATGCTTCGAGTGCGGCCGTGTTGGTACTGGAAAGTAACATGGAGGTTTGTGTCTCCTGTGATAGTTCTCTTGATTTTGGTCTTTAGTCTGCTCAACATGAGAATGAAGCCAGTTACATATTCAGCGTGGAGAGAACACGAG GGCGATGTAAAGAGCGTTAAGTATCCCAGATGGTGCTACTACATTATCACTTTTCTGATCTGCGCGTCTTGCATATGCATACCGGCGGTTTTCCTATTGAGACTGTTCCAGCGAATGCAtaagagaagaaaaaggaattCAGAGGCTGTACGCAATTTGCTTCAATCTGCCAGGAAATCACagaggagaaaatga
- the LOC137987811 gene encoding uncharacterized protein, with amino-acid sequence MTVHRQEAAISHFNLQQGEIQRLRRLIHEKQYCHNPQREECCILSFVWTLKNFPDILARQSFRNASITSHLFSFEGERWSGVINPQMDLFLQLVSSVNTITVELRIVVMPESEREQSVLHLGHATLKEGEKWGRSMANINRWVDGDGKLTIKFLIYYLQFN; translated from the exons ATGACTGTACATCGGCAGGAAGCAGCCATCTCTCACTTCAATCTACAGCAGGGAGAAATTCAACGACTACGCCGGCTCATACATGAAAAG CAATACTGCCACAACCCtcaaagagaggaatgttgCATCCTTAGCTTCGTATGGACCTTGAAGAACTTTCCCGACATTCTGGCCAGGCAAAGTTTTCGTAATGCATCCATAACTAGCCATCTGTTTTCGTTCGAAGGAGAAAGGTGGAGCGGTGTCATCAACCCACAAATGGATTTGTTCCTGCAACTAGTGTCGAGTGTCAATACTATTACTGTGGAGTTAAG GATTGTGGTGATGCCTGAGTCAGAGCGTGAACAAAGTGTTCTGCATCTTGGCCATGCTACCCTGAAAGAAGGGGAGAAGTGGGGTAGGAGCATGGCCAACATCAACAGATGGGTGGATGGAGATGGCAAGCTAACAATAAAGttcttaatttattatttacaatttaattGA